One Actinospica robiniae DSM 44927 genomic region harbors:
- a CDS encoding carbohydrate-binding protein — protein MVFGLSQPAAAASLTTAWQNGAFSVNTGGVVSRSDIVLGSPNTANSQSLPLGNGSLGVAAWAANGFTAQLNRSDTMPYRLSPGQVNIPGLSAMTSASNFSGYLDLYNGVLDESGGGMTLQAWVPAGKDELVVNVTGANPSTQESATLNLWSGRSPSTAASGAIASFAQTWVDNSQAGYSNQTFGAMAALTAGGQNVSASVVNGTQVKVTFNPNSDGSFRVVVASPQWTGGNATTTAQSLIGGDTSSTAASLLSTQSAWWNGFWANSGLIEANSSDGTAQYLENLRTLYLYDEAASMKAGNLPGSQAGVANMFNWNEDQQDWYPAGYWMWNLRGQITANESSGNFALNTPIFDMYLNDLPTTESWTSAQMGGKPGACVPETMRFNGNGYYNGGSVASGSSCALAASPNYNAENVTSGAELALYVWQQYQDTGSISFLQKYYPIIQQTATFLYNYQSLGSDGFLHAVANAHETQWAVQDPTDDLVADQALFNIEINAATALNTDASLVSQMRTALTEIEPYPRVNQSNQTQLLNSQPTSASAAASADSGGADVIGMSYQPSAATHNGENIGLETVWPYGQIGDNTVVNGDNLTALADRTYTNRPNKTNPDWNFDAVQAARLDLGSEVANDLTTVTENYQAYISGLANLFNGSVGTNSYIEQQSTVATAMDEALATQYDGTLRFAPAWPSNWDGSGTVYVQGGTKVDVQVESGTLATAAIQAGSNSTITVKNPWPGQQAQVVNGSSGAVIVSPTTAATFSLPMTAGTSYLVEQPSNPTTSMAFAQVTGTAATTYRTLGGKVQIGLPGNSVSSSYPNLAASFNDVAITADNNTNPGNYDGGGASFSETALTNAGAGPGATVTSSGVAFTMPNVAGSTNDNTVAQGQKITMSGSGTLGFLVSASYGPATGSGTITYTDGSTQSYTLNVPDWWSTTAPSGGAVAVTSAYQNRANNTTYAQTGDIFSIPITLTSGKPVASVTLPSGGALTSGTAAIHVFAMATTGAGAESPYGGSAAAVPGSVQAENYDTGGQGVAYNVTSVNGNGTAYRADGVDLETTSDTGGGDDLGWTGTGQWFKYAVNVATAGTYQVSFRVAAPSGVTDAFHLSNSAGTNLSGNVNIASSGGWQTWETVTANLTLPAGQQTLTLNEDNGGWNINALTFASSQGPYGGTAAAIPGTLQAENYDTGGQGVAYNVTSVNGNGTAYRPDGVDLETTSDTGGGDDLGWTATGQWFKYTVNVATAGTHTISFRVAAPSAVTDGFHLSNASGTNLSGNVNVAATGGWQTWETVTATVTLPAGQQTLTLNEDNGGWNINFMTVS, from the coding sequence GTGGTCTTCGGGTTATCCCAGCCGGCCGCTGCCGCGAGCCTGACCACGGCCTGGCAGAACGGTGCGTTCTCGGTGAACACCGGCGGCGTGGTCTCCCGTTCGGACATCGTGCTCGGCAGCCCGAACACGGCGAACAGCCAGTCGCTGCCGCTGGGCAACGGCTCGCTCGGTGTGGCCGCGTGGGCCGCCAACGGCTTCACCGCGCAGCTGAATCGCAGCGACACCATGCCGTACCGGCTCTCTCCCGGTCAGGTGAACATTCCCGGGCTGTCCGCGATGACCTCCGCCTCGAACTTCAGCGGCTACCTGGACCTCTACAACGGCGTGCTCGACGAGTCCGGCGGCGGTATGACGCTGCAGGCGTGGGTGCCGGCGGGCAAGGACGAGCTCGTCGTCAACGTCACCGGTGCGAACCCGAGCACGCAGGAGAGCGCGACGCTCAACCTGTGGAGCGGTCGGTCTCCGTCGACCGCCGCGTCAGGCGCGATCGCAAGCTTCGCGCAGACGTGGGTGGACAACTCGCAGGCCGGCTACTCCAACCAGACCTTCGGCGCGATGGCCGCGCTGACCGCGGGCGGCCAGAACGTCAGCGCGTCGGTGGTCAACGGCACCCAGGTTAAGGTCACCTTCAACCCGAACAGCGACGGCTCGTTCCGGGTCGTGGTCGCTTCGCCCCAGTGGACCGGCGGCAACGCGACCACGACGGCGCAGTCGCTGATCGGCGGCGACACCTCGTCGACGGCGGCCTCGCTGTTGTCCACCCAGTCCGCGTGGTGGAACGGCTTCTGGGCCAACAGCGGTCTGATCGAGGCGAACTCCTCGGACGGCACCGCGCAGTACTTGGAGAACCTTCGCACGCTCTATCTCTATGACGAGGCCGCCAGCATGAAGGCGGGCAATTTGCCCGGCAGCCAGGCGGGCGTGGCGAACATGTTCAACTGGAACGAGGACCAGCAGGACTGGTACCCGGCCGGCTACTGGATGTGGAACCTGCGCGGCCAGATCACCGCCAACGAGTCTTCGGGCAACTTCGCGCTCAACACCCCGATCTTCGACATGTACCTCAACGACCTGCCGACGACCGAATCGTGGACCAGCGCGCAGATGGGCGGAAAGCCGGGCGCGTGTGTGCCCGAGACCATGCGCTTCAACGGCAACGGCTACTACAACGGCGGATCCGTCGCCTCCGGCAGTTCCTGCGCTCTCGCCGCCAGTCCGAACTACAACGCGGAGAATGTCACCAGCGGCGCGGAACTGGCGTTGTACGTATGGCAGCAGTATCAGGACACCGGCAGCATCAGCTTCCTGCAGAAGTACTACCCGATCATCCAGCAGACCGCGACCTTCCTGTACAACTACCAGAGCCTCGGCTCCGACGGGTTCCTGCACGCGGTGGCCAACGCGCACGAGACGCAGTGGGCCGTCCAGGACCCGACCGACGACCTGGTGGCCGACCAGGCGCTGTTCAACATCGAGATCAACGCGGCGACTGCGCTCAACACGGACGCGAGCCTGGTCTCGCAGATGCGCACCGCGCTGACCGAGATCGAGCCGTATCCGCGCGTCAACCAGTCGAACCAGACGCAGTTGCTCAACAGCCAGCCGACCTCCGCGTCGGCGGCCGCGAGCGCGGATTCCGGCGGGGCGGACGTGATCGGCATGTCCTACCAGCCGAGCGCGGCCACCCACAACGGCGAGAACATCGGCTTGGAGACGGTCTGGCCCTACGGCCAGATCGGCGACAACACCGTGGTCAACGGCGACAACCTCACCGCCCTGGCGGATCGCACGTACACCAACCGGCCGAACAAGACCAATCCCGACTGGAACTTCGACGCGGTCCAGGCCGCCCGGCTCGACCTGGGCAGCGAGGTCGCTAACGATCTGACCACGGTGACCGAGAACTACCAGGCCTACATCAGTGGTCTGGCCAACCTCTTCAACGGCAGCGTCGGCACCAACTCGTACATCGAGCAGCAGTCCACTGTCGCCACCGCGATGGATGAGGCTCTCGCCACGCAGTACGACGGCACGCTGCGCTTCGCGCCGGCCTGGCCGTCCAACTGGGACGGGTCCGGCACCGTGTACGTCCAGGGCGGCACGAAGGTGGACGTCCAGGTCGAGAGCGGCACCCTGGCCACGGCCGCGATCCAGGCCGGCTCCAACAGCACGATCACGGTCAAGAACCCGTGGCCGGGTCAGCAGGCGCAGGTCGTCAACGGCTCGTCCGGCGCGGTGATCGTCTCGCCGACCACCGCGGCCACCTTCAGCCTCCCGATGACGGCCGGGACCTCGTACCTGGTCGAGCAGCCCTCGAACCCGACCACCTCGATGGCCTTCGCCCAGGTCACCGGCACGGCCGCGACCACGTACCGGACGCTCGGCGGCAAGGTGCAGATCGGCCTGCCGGGCAACAGCGTCTCGAGCAGCTACCCGAACCTGGCCGCATCCTTCAACGACGTCGCCATCACCGCCGACAACAACACCAACCCCGGCAACTACGACGGTGGCGGCGCGAGCTTCTCGGAGACCGCGCTCACCAACGCGGGTGCCGGCCCCGGCGCGACGGTCACCTCGTCCGGCGTCGCGTTCACGATGCCGAACGTGGCAGGCAGCACGAACGACAACACTGTCGCACAGGGGCAGAAGATCACCATGTCCGGCTCGGGCACGCTCGGGTTCCTGGTCTCGGCCAGCTACGGCCCCGCCACCGGCAGCGGCACCATCACCTACACCGACGGCAGCACCCAGAGTTACACGCTCAACGTCCCGGACTGGTGGTCCACCACGGCGCCATCCGGCGGCGCGGTCGCGGTCACGTCGGCCTATCAGAACCGCGCCAACAACACGACCTACGCCCAAACCGGTGACATCTTCTCGATCCCGATCACACTCACATCGGGCAAGCCGGTCGCCTCGGTGACCCTGCCGTCCGGCGGAGCGCTGACGTCGGGCACTGCGGCGATCCACGTCTTCGCGATGGCGACCACGGGCGCCGGCGCGGAGTCTCCGTATGGCGGTAGCGCGGCTGCGGTCCCGGGTTCGGTGCAGGCGGAGAACTACGACACCGGCGGGCAGGGCGTGGCGTACAACGTCACCTCGGTCAACGGCAACGGCACCGCGTACCGGGCCGACGGGGTGGATCTGGAGACGACGTCGGATACCGGTGGTGGTGACGACCTGGGCTGGACCGGGACCGGGCAGTGGTTCAAGTACGCCGTCAACGTCGCGACCGCCGGTACGTATCAAGTCAGCTTCCGGGTCGCGGCGCCGTCCGGGGTGACCGACGCGTTCCACCTGTCCAACTCCGCAGGGACGAACCTGAGCGGCAATGTGAACATCGCTTCGAGCGGAGGATGGCAGACCTGGGAGACCGTGACCGCGAACCTCACCCTCCCGGCCGGCCAGCAGACCCTGACCCTCAACGAGGACAACGGCGGCTGGAACATCAATGCCCTCACCTTCGCATCGTCGCAGGGCCCGTACGGTGGTACCGCCGCCGCGATCCCCGGCACGCTCCAGGCGGAGAACTACGACACCGGCGGGCAGGGCGTGGCGTACAACGTCACCTCGGTCAACGGAAACGGCACCGCCTACCGGCCCGACGGGGTGGACCTGGAGACCACCTCGGACACCGGTGGCGGTGACGACCTGGGCTGGACCGCGACCGGACAGTGGTTCAAATACACCGTCAACGTCGCCACCGCCGGGACACACACGATCAGCTTCCGCGTGGCGGCGCCGTCCGCGGTCACCGACGGCTTCCACCTGTCCAACGCCTCCGGCACCAACCTGAGCGGAAACGTCAACGTCGCCGCCACCGGAGGCTGGCAGACCTGGGAGACGGTGACCGCCACCGTCACGCTCCCCGCCGGCCAGCAGACCCTGACCCTCAACGAGGACAACGGCGGCTGGAACATCAACTTCATGACGGTCTCGTAA
- a CDS encoding AsnC family transcriptional regulator: MDVRQDLDETDRRIAALLLAAPRASWREVGRRLDLSERTVVRRAAPLYADGTLRATVVRNPARFPGVIPLALRIRARPDKVRSVAGALARRDDTVWVDILGGGDEISAVFFLESPEARNTLLLRDLPATDAVQAWSAYTLLRVYPTAFRWTAGLLSAEETSGLHSAEATMASAPAPLAFDPALIEALTEDGRASYAEIAHRAGTTPLTARRRLEALLSAQVLRLATEVDLALLGIHAEALLWISVQPGALEQTAYALTEHPGVRFAAATTGPSNLLVALAAADLDALYAFLTSTLGPLSQITAVETTPLLATAKRTGLIRHGRPRV; encoded by the coding sequence ATGGATGTGCGCCAAGACCTGGATGAAACTGACCGCCGCATCGCGGCTCTCCTACTGGCCGCGCCGCGCGCCTCTTGGCGCGAGGTCGGGCGGCGTCTTGACCTGTCGGAGCGCACCGTCGTGCGCAGAGCCGCGCCCCTCTACGCAGACGGCACCCTGCGCGCCACCGTGGTCCGCAACCCGGCGCGATTCCCCGGCGTGATCCCGCTCGCGCTGCGGATCCGCGCCCGCCCGGACAAGGTCCGCAGCGTTGCGGGCGCACTCGCCCGACGCGACGACACCGTCTGGGTCGACATCCTCGGCGGGGGCGATGAGATCTCCGCAGTCTTCTTCCTGGAAAGCCCAGAGGCCCGCAACACTCTGCTTCTGCGCGACCTGCCCGCCACCGACGCAGTCCAGGCGTGGAGCGCGTACACGCTGCTGCGGGTCTACCCGACCGCGTTCCGTTGGACCGCCGGGCTACTTTCCGCCGAGGAGACGAGCGGCCTGCACTCCGCCGAGGCAACGATGGCTTCCGCGCCCGCACCGCTCGCGTTCGACCCTGCACTCATCGAAGCTCTAACCGAGGACGGACGGGCCAGCTACGCAGAGATCGCACACCGAGCCGGCACCACGCCGCTCACCGCCCGGCGGCGTCTCGAGGCGCTGCTGAGCGCCCAGGTCCTGCGGCTGGCGACCGAGGTGGACCTCGCGCTGCTCGGCATCCACGCCGAGGCCCTGCTCTGGATCAGTGTGCAGCCGGGAGCGCTCGAGCAGACCGCGTACGCGCTGACCGAGCACCCGGGCGTGCGGTTTGCCGCGGCCACCACCGGCCCCTCCAACCTGCTGGTCGCACTGGCGGCCGCCGATCTCGACGCGCTCTACGCGTTCCTGACCAGCACGCTCGGTCCGCTGAGCCAGATCACCGCAGTGGAGACGACGCCGCTACTCGCCACCGCGAAGCGCACCGGCTTGATCCGCCACGGCCGACCCCGTGTCTGA
- a CDS encoding amidohydrolase, translating into MSDHGADLLIRAADIHTLVPGQPPQRALAVRGDRIVALSPDPHGLDAWITERTAVHDLPESTVLPAFDDTHTHLIFAGHSAHDVPVHQARTIAQFLDLIGQRAAVTPEGEWIRTTTNWQELNLAERRMPTADELDQATDRHPVLVKRGGHNDVVNTYALRLAGITEDTPVPAGGVIGRDADGRLNGRLIDNAQRLVERLLPAPDRAEQVEGLRLASRQFAATGIGTVRDCAVFPHDYAVLLEARKASALHTRVRALIATFGLTSAREVEDLLDVMEGWRYDADPWLHVWGVKFGLDGGLEAGATEEPYACDHAFSGTLIWDPDELTRAVTAVVRRGWRVGTHAYGDRAVRVLIDVYERVLRENPGLPQGTLVMEHAGLASPEQQDRAVALGIPVTIQQPLHHDTAEVEREFWGPERVAELFPARGWLDRGAQVSAGSDFPVGQFGAMRSIWGMTTRQTVIGVQGPQHAITYDEALTLHTTAAAALNSESDLRGQLTPGRLADLTIWDRDPAQCADDDLRDLNPTHTILGGRFVHELEHAADGQFRTHAR; encoded by the coding sequence ATGTCTGATCATGGTGCCGATCTGCTGATCCGGGCGGCGGACATCCACACGCTGGTGCCGGGCCAACCCCCACAGCGGGCCTTGGCGGTGCGGGGCGACCGCATCGTCGCCCTCTCCCCTGATCCGCACGGACTCGACGCGTGGATCACCGAGCGGACCGCCGTACACGACCTGCCCGAATCCACGGTGCTGCCGGCATTCGACGACACCCACACGCATCTGATCTTCGCCGGACACAGCGCGCACGACGTCCCCGTCCACCAGGCCCGCACCATCGCGCAGTTTCTCGACCTGATCGGGCAGCGCGCCGCCGTCACACCCGAGGGCGAATGGATCCGCACCACGACCAACTGGCAGGAACTCAACCTCGCCGAGCGGCGCATGCCGACCGCGGACGAACTCGACCAGGCCACCGACCGTCACCCCGTCCTGGTCAAGCGCGGCGGCCACAACGACGTCGTCAACACCTACGCCCTGCGCCTGGCGGGCATTACCGAGGACACCCCCGTACCGGCGGGCGGCGTGATCGGCCGCGACGCCGACGGCCGGCTCAACGGGCGCCTGATCGACAACGCCCAGCGCCTAGTCGAGCGTCTTCTCCCCGCGCCCGACCGGGCAGAACAGGTCGAAGGCCTGCGCCTGGCGAGCCGTCAGTTCGCCGCCACGGGCATCGGCACCGTACGCGACTGCGCCGTCTTCCCCCACGACTACGCCGTCCTGCTCGAAGCCCGAAAGGCAAGCGCACTCCACACAAGGGTGCGCGCATTGATCGCAACCTTCGGGCTCACCTCCGCACGGGAAGTCGAGGACCTGCTCGATGTCATGGAGGGGTGGCGCTACGACGCCGACCCGTGGCTGCACGTGTGGGGCGTGAAATTCGGACTCGACGGCGGCCTCGAAGCCGGCGCCACCGAAGAGCCCTACGCCTGCGACCACGCCTTCTCCGGCACCCTCATCTGGGACCCCGACGAACTGACCAGGGCGGTCACCGCCGTCGTCCGCCGCGGCTGGCGCGTGGGCACCCACGCATACGGCGACCGCGCGGTGCGCGTGCTCATCGACGTCTACGAGCGCGTCCTGCGCGAGAACCCCGGTCTGCCCCAGGGCACCCTCGTCATGGAACACGCTGGCCTGGCCTCACCCGAACAGCAGGACCGCGCCGTCGCCCTCGGTATCCCCGTGACTATCCAGCAGCCGCTGCACCACGACACCGCCGAGGTCGAACGCGAGTTCTGGGGACCGGAGCGCGTCGCCGAACTCTTCCCCGCGCGCGGCTGGCTGGACCGCGGAGCGCAGGTCAGCGCCGGATCGGACTTCCCCGTAGGCCAGTTCGGCGCGATGCGCTCCATCTGGGGCATGACGACGCGTCAGACCGTCATAGGCGTTCAGGGCCCGCAGCACGCCATCACCTACGACGAGGCGCTCACCCTGCACACCACCGCCGCAGCCGCCCTCAACAGCGAAAGCGACCTGCGCGGACAGCTCACCCCCGGCCGCCTCGCCGACCTGACCATCTGGGACCGCGACCCCGCTCAGTGCGCGGACGACGACCTGCGCGACCTGAACCCCACCCACACCATCCTCGGCGGCAGATTCGTCCACGAGCTCGAGCACGCAGCCGACGGTCAATTCAGGACGCATGCTCGTTGA
- a CDS encoding nuclear transport factor 2 family protein gives MDVTVTDLMRRNLLEVFNEPDPDRRSAAIAQTYVEDVVWHEPDRVLHGRGALAERATELRAQAPDFVFRPDGPVSVNDDLGHLGFRFGPAGQPPVATGMDIARCKEGRIVELYTFVNEHAS, from the coding sequence GTGGACGTCACCGTCACCGACCTGATGCGCCGTAACCTCCTCGAGGTCTTCAACGAGCCGGACCCGGACCGGCGCAGCGCTGCGATCGCGCAGACCTACGTCGAGGACGTCGTGTGGCACGAGCCCGACCGCGTCCTCCACGGCCGCGGGGCGCTCGCCGAACGGGCGACCGAGTTGCGCGCGCAGGCCCCGGACTTCGTCTTCCGCCCGGACGGCCCCGTCTCGGTTAACGACGACCTCGGCCACCTCGGCTTCCGGTTCGGCCCCGCGGGCCAACCGCCGGTTGCGACCGGGATGGACATCGCCCGCTGCAAGGAGGGCCGCATCGTCGAGCTCTACACGTTCGTCAACGAGCATGCGTCCTGA
- a CDS encoding FIST signal transduction protein yields the protein MGAIETGERRRWMGVGRADDADARSAAKQAAHQAVQGDDPKLLVVFSAITYDPAGVVGGLREAAPGVPVVGCTTHGELGPGGPTDGTVTVAALGGPGFSVSVAVAEQVAGRQREAGAEVACCGDQVAPLPYRVQLLLTDAMIRDQEAILRGVYSVVGAAVPLFGGACGDGWRMTGGYLIAGERVLTDSVIAVTIASEGPLSVAVHHGWRKVGEPMIVTRSGNGRVYTLDDAPALDNYLDQLRAPVEAYTDADAFMAFAMSRPLGVQRRHGVEARNLSTEIDLEGRSIGGGSAIDHGGLTWAMEGDEASILAATDAACREATEGLDGQPLVGMLTFSCAALRAVLGDDGIRREGERLEQWAGEAPFAGFYTYGEIARVRGIDGFHNQTLAVLALG from the coding sequence ATGGGTGCCATCGAGACCGGAGAGCGCCGACGCTGGATGGGTGTCGGCCGAGCGGACGACGCGGACGCGCGGTCAGCGGCGAAGCAGGCCGCGCATCAGGCCGTTCAGGGAGATGACCCCAAGCTGCTGGTGGTGTTCTCCGCGATCACCTACGACCCGGCCGGCGTCGTTGGCGGGCTGCGCGAGGCCGCTCCCGGCGTGCCGGTGGTCGGCTGTACCACGCACGGCGAGCTCGGGCCCGGCGGGCCCACGGACGGCACGGTCACGGTCGCGGCGCTCGGCGGGCCGGGCTTCAGCGTCTCGGTGGCGGTGGCCGAGCAGGTCGCGGGGCGCCAGCGTGAGGCCGGGGCCGAGGTGGCCTGCTGCGGGGACCAGGTCGCGCCGCTGCCGTACCGGGTTCAGCTGCTGCTGACCGACGCGATGATCCGTGACCAGGAGGCGATCCTGCGCGGCGTATACAGCGTCGTGGGGGCCGCCGTGCCGCTGTTCGGCGGTGCGTGCGGGGACGGCTGGCGGATGACCGGCGGCTACCTGATCGCGGGCGAGCGCGTCCTGACCGACTCTGTGATCGCGGTGACGATCGCGTCGGAGGGGCCGCTGTCGGTCGCGGTGCACCACGGCTGGCGGAAGGTGGGCGAGCCGATGATCGTGACCCGCAGCGGCAACGGGCGGGTCTACACCTTGGACGACGCCCCCGCCCTGGACAACTACCTCGACCAGCTCCGCGCCCCGGTCGAGGCGTACACCGACGCGGACGCGTTCATGGCCTTCGCGATGAGCAGGCCGCTCGGGGTCCAGCGCCGCCACGGGGTCGAGGCACGGAACCTGAGCACCGAGATCGACCTCGAGGGCCGCTCCATCGGCGGCGGAAGCGCGATCGACCACGGCGGGCTGACCTGGGCAATGGAGGGGGACGAGGCGTCCATCCTGGCGGCCACGGACGCCGCCTGCCGCGAGGCGACCGAGGGCCTGGACGGCCAGCCGCTGGTGGGCATGCTGACCTTCAGCTGCGCGGCGCTGCGCGCGGTACTCGGCGACGACGGGATCAGGCGCGAGGGCGAGCGGCTGGAGCAGTGGGCGGGCGAAGCCCCGTTCGCCGGCTTCTACACCTACGGCGAGATAGCCCGCGTGCGCGGGATCGACGGCTTCCACAACCAGACCCTCGCCGTCCTGGCGCTGGGCTGA
- a CDS encoding sensor domain-containing diguanylate cyclase, whose translation MTGPAASPETQQLLELLAVVTSFTDEPSAVQAAAERAAQALEAEVAAVVLDDEVVAAVGFPAGRTQTEDLLAIARGERDWIEVPGLAKCQAIVSRWSGTHPGRLIIARWGSEPFSVEERNLVRGMGRLMELTLTVLRTLEAEHRMRRESERQAAENARLLRSLREQQRLQLQVSVIQRAISRRDPLQQILETITAAAQDLLGDEIVGLWIRDHGAPDRATLLAAVGLDVLGLPSVPLADAGAAGEAMRRNQVVTLSGYERAAPVIRELTGGRLHASMAAPVHESGEVSGGLLVASYDPERRYQEPEADTLRTFAQNVSLALTDARTFEKMNRAVHDTLTGLAGRGLFMDQVAEQLARGEEAALLFIDLDGFKSVNDTLGHAAGDELLAIAAQRITSQLRPSDIAGRFGGDEFTVLLTSLSDARAATTVASRIIRALSDPIRVAGRSLNVGASVGIAMTLPDLPEPVDLLRRADMAMYQAKRNGRGRYEVFTQEAVSRDSQQRRSDPSQFRWGSSLG comes from the coding sequence ATGACCGGTCCCGCAGCGTCACCGGAGACCCAGCAGTTGCTGGAGCTCCTGGCCGTGGTGACCTCCTTCACCGACGAGCCCTCCGCGGTCCAGGCCGCGGCGGAGCGCGCCGCCCAGGCGCTGGAGGCGGAGGTCGCCGCAGTCGTGCTGGACGACGAGGTGGTGGCGGCGGTCGGCTTTCCGGCCGGAAGAACGCAGACCGAGGATCTGCTGGCGATCGCCCGCGGCGAGCGGGACTGGATCGAGGTGCCCGGGCTGGCGAAGTGCCAGGCCATCGTGTCGCGCTGGTCCGGAACCCACCCCGGCCGGCTGATCATCGCGCGTTGGGGAAGCGAGCCGTTCTCGGTCGAGGAACGCAACCTGGTGCGGGGCATGGGCCGGCTCATGGAGCTCACGCTCACCGTGCTGCGCACCCTCGAGGCCGAGCACCGGATGCGGCGCGAATCGGAACGGCAGGCCGCCGAGAACGCCCGGCTGCTGCGTTCGCTGCGCGAGCAGCAGCGGCTCCAGCTGCAGGTTTCGGTGATCCAGCGCGCGATCTCCCGGCGCGATCCGCTCCAGCAGATCCTCGAGACGATCACCGCGGCGGCCCAGGACCTGCTGGGCGACGAGATCGTCGGGCTGTGGATCAGGGATCACGGCGCGCCGGACCGGGCGACGCTGCTCGCGGCGGTGGGCCTGGACGTGCTCGGGTTGCCGAGCGTCCCGCTGGCCGATGCGGGCGCGGCGGGCGAGGCGATGCGCCGCAACCAGGTGGTCACGCTCTCCGGATACGAGCGGGCCGCGCCGGTGATCCGGGAGCTGACCGGTGGGCGGCTGCACGCCTCGATGGCGGCGCCGGTGCACGAGAGCGGCGAGGTCTCCGGCGGCCTGCTGGTCGCCTCGTACGATCCGGAGCGCCGGTACCAGGAGCCGGAGGCCGACACGCTGCGGACGTTCGCGCAGAACGTCAGCCTCGCGCTCACCGACGCGCGCACCTTCGAGAAGATGAACCGGGCCGTGCACGACACGCTGACCGGCCTGGCTGGGCGGGGCCTGTTCATGGACCAGGTCGCCGAGCAGCTTGCCCGCGGCGAGGAGGCGGCGCTGCTGTTCATCGACCTGGACGGGTTCAAGTCGGTCAACGACACGCTCGGGCACGCCGCGGGCGACGAACTGCTGGCGATCGCCGCGCAGCGGATCACCTCCCAGCTGCGCCCCTCCGACATCGCCGGGCGCTTCGGCGGGGACGAGTTCACCGTGCTGCTGACCAGCCTGTCCGACGCGCGGGCGGCGACGACCGTGGCGAGCCGAATCATCAGGGCTCTGAGTGACCCGATACGGGTGGCCGGCCGGAGCCTGAACGTCGGCGCGAGTGTCGGGATCGCGATGACCCTGCCGGATCTACCCGAACCGGTGGACCTGTTGCGCCGCGCTGACATGGCCATGTACCAAGCCAAGCGCAACGGCCGCGGGAGGTACGAGGTCTTCACTCAGGAGGCTGTCTCGCGCGATTCGCAGCAGCGGCGCAGCGACCCCTCGCAGTTTCGCTGGGGATCGAGCCTCGGCTAG
- a CDS encoding MFS transporter codes for MAVVSGALAVLSAASLVTPATLITITLLLGICQALTSPGWQAIQPELVPRAQLPAAAALGSLNVNVARAIGPALAGLVLAVSSPAVVFGIDAISDLAVVGAVLAWKRQANAPAAAEPMAPALRAGVRYVRNAPGIRRILVRAALFVLPASALWGLLPVVASKRLGLGSGGYGLLLGALGVGAVVGALLIKTLRAHLGRNTLLGAATVAYAVGGLACATLHHWGAVAALLLLAGVGWLVSLSTLNTTLQLALPTWVRARGLAVYLMVFMGGQGVGALVWGLIAGAIGTVDTLLAASALLLVGVALLPVVPIRALTGTLERTVVSPWMEPEIGAVAGHHEEPDPAAGPVLVEVSYRAAPENSAQLLEALHALGTSRRRTGAARWAVYRDVADLERYLEVFEVPSWGEHQRQHHERTTGYDADLYRRAAALAAEPPRARHLLPPLHDQR; via the coding sequence ATGGCTGTGGTCAGCGGTGCGCTCGCGGTGCTCAGTGCGGCTAGCCTCGTCACACCGGCCACCCTGATCACCATCACCCTGCTACTCGGCATCTGCCAAGCCCTGACCAGCCCCGGCTGGCAGGCGATCCAACCCGAACTCGTCCCTCGCGCGCAGCTACCCGCCGCCGCGGCACTCGGCAGCCTGAACGTGAACGTCGCACGCGCCATCGGCCCTGCCCTGGCCGGCCTCGTGCTCGCCGTGAGCAGCCCGGCCGTCGTCTTCGGCATCGACGCTATCTCCGACCTCGCCGTCGTCGGCGCGGTACTCGCCTGGAAGCGGCAGGCCAACGCACCGGCCGCCGCCGAACCGATGGCGCCCGCGCTGCGGGCCGGGGTGCGCTACGTCCGCAACGCACCCGGCATCCGCCGGATCCTGGTGCGCGCCGCACTGTTCGTCCTGCCCGCATCAGCCCTCTGGGGTCTGCTCCCCGTCGTAGCCAGCAAGCGTCTCGGCCTCGGCTCCGGCGGCTATGGCCTGCTGCTCGGCGCCCTCGGCGTCGGCGCGGTCGTCGGTGCGCTGCTGATCAAAACCCTGCGAGCGCACCTCGGCCGCAACACCCTGCTCGGCGCCGCCACCGTCGCCTACGCCGTCGGCGGCCTGGCCTGCGCCACGCTGCACCACTGGGGCGCGGTCGCAGCGCTCTTGCTGCTGGCCGGAGTCGGCTGGCTGGTGAGCCTGTCCACCCTCAACACGACGCTCCAACTCGCACTGCCCACGTGGGTCCGCGCCCGCGGCCTGGCCGTCTACCTGATGGTGTTCATGGGCGGTCAAGGTGTCGGCGCACTGGTGTGGGGCCTGATCGCAGGCGCCATCGGAACCGTCGACACGCTGCTCGCCGCGAGCGCGCTCCTGCTCGTCGGCGTCGCGCTACTCCCGGTCGTCCCGATCCGCGCACTCACCGGCACCCTCGAGCGCACCGTCGTCAGCCCATGGATGGAACCGGAGATCGGCGCCGTCGCCGGCCACCACGAGGAGCCCGACCCCGCCGCCGGCCCCGTCCTGGTCGAAGTCTCCTACCGCGCCGCCCCCGAAAACTCCGCGCAACTCCTCGAAGCCCTCCACGCCCTCGGCACCTCCCGCCGCCGCACCGGCGCCGCCCGCTGGGCCGTCTACCGCGACGTCGCCGACCTCGAGCGATACTTGGAAGTGTTCGAAGTGCCCAGCTGGGGCGAGCACCAAAGACAGCACCACGAACGCACCACCGGCTACGATGCCGACCTCTACCGCAGAGCCGCCGCCCTCGCTGCCGAACCACCCCGCGCCCGCCACCTTCTCCCACCTCTGCACGACCAGCGATGA